A single genomic interval of Halorubrum aethiopicum harbors:
- a CDS encoding DUF5802 family protein, producing MFERFSSGYYLGELYVEPHDGDRAAIQRADHERVNEQLYADGEGIERLDAPLVMKLDAGHIPVDGDEGVPSGTLAVPRSIADDDLPSRRNVLLADADRAENLLRWEGWEPYVDV from the coding sequence ATGTTCGAACGCTTCTCGAGCGGATACTACCTGGGCGAACTGTACGTGGAGCCCCACGACGGCGACCGGGCCGCCATCCAGCGGGCCGACCACGAGCGGGTCAACGAGCAGCTGTACGCGGACGGCGAGGGGATCGAGCGACTCGACGCGCCGCTGGTGATGAAACTCGACGCGGGCCACATCCCGGTCGACGGCGACGAGGGGGTCCCGAGCGGGACGCTCGCGGTCCCCCGATCGATCGCCGACGACGATCTGCCGTCCAGGCGGAACGTCCTGCTCGCGGACGCCGACCGCGCCGAGAACCTCCTCCGGTGGGAGGGGTGGGAGCCGTACGTCGACGTCTGA
- a CDS encoding NADP-dependent phosphogluconate dehydrogenase — translation MELGVIGLGRMGRIVVDRSLAAGHDVVAFDLSAEATAAAAEAGAEPADSVADLCDRLDGSDGGDGAGPDVEDGGGPDESDGKRIWLMVPAGDAVDATLADLEPHLGEEDVVVDGGNSHFEASVRRAEATDAAYLDCGTSGGPASAEEGFSLMVGGPEWAYEAMVPVLDAVATGPDGHDRMGESGSGHYVKMVHNGVEYALMQAYGEGFELLAEGRYDLEMESIARTWNNGAVIRSWLLELCEEAFREEGNDLGDVADHVAGGSTGTWTVEEALEQEVPVPLIYGALAERFDSRNEGRFSRRLANRLRYGFGRHEVARHSEGEKE, via the coding sequence ATGGAACTCGGCGTCATCGGACTCGGGCGGATGGGGCGGATCGTCGTCGACCGGAGCCTCGCGGCGGGCCACGACGTGGTCGCGTTCGACCTCTCGGCGGAGGCGACGGCGGCCGCCGCGGAGGCGGGCGCGGAGCCCGCGGACTCCGTCGCAGACCTCTGTGACCGGCTCGACGGGTCGGACGGGGGAGACGGAGCCGGGCCGGATGTCGAGGACGGAGGCGGCCCGGACGAGAGCGACGGCAAGCGGATCTGGCTCATGGTGCCCGCGGGCGACGCGGTCGACGCCACGCTCGCGGACCTCGAGCCGCACCTCGGGGAGGAGGACGTGGTCGTCGACGGCGGCAACTCCCACTTCGAGGCGTCGGTCCGCCGCGCCGAGGCCACGGACGCCGCCTACCTCGACTGCGGGACCTCCGGCGGGCCCGCGAGCGCCGAGGAGGGCTTCTCCCTGATGGTCGGCGGTCCCGAGTGGGCGTACGAGGCGATGGTGCCCGTCCTCGACGCGGTCGCGACCGGTCCCGACGGCCACGACCGGATGGGCGAGTCCGGCTCGGGCCACTACGTGAAGATGGTTCACAACGGGGTGGAGTACGCGCTGATGCAGGCGTACGGCGAGGGGTTCGAGCTGCTCGCGGAGGGCCGGTACGACCTCGAGATGGAGTCGATAGCCCGCACCTGGAACAACGGCGCGGTGATCCGGTCGTGGCTGCTCGAGCTCTGCGAGGAGGCGTTCCGCGAGGAGGGCAACGACCTCGGCGACGTCGCCGACCACGTCGCGGGCGGGTCGACCGGGACCTGGACCGTCGAGGAGGCGCTCGAGCAGGAGGTTCCCGTTCCGCTCATCTACGGGGCGCTCGCCGAGCGGTTCGACTCGCGCAACGAGGGCCGGTTCTCGCGACGGCTCGCAAACCGGCTGCGCTACGGCTTCGGGCGGCACGAGGTCGCGCGTCACTCCGAGGGCGAAAAGGAATAA
- a CDS encoding threonine synthase — translation METTDAFEGLSCVDCGETFDAATATHRCPDCDGILDPSYDLDRVELTPAELERRPGESMWRYEELLPFTREAAVTLGEGDTPLVECPALAEAMGVGRVLLKDEGANPTGTFKDRGQSLAMTAAREHGASEVALNSAGNAGQAAAAYAARADLDAHVFLPSRAGFTQKAMTEVHGADLTVTDPVGGNSQIGDAGRAYAAAMEDHPDWYSTKTFVTPYRHEGKKTMALELLEQLDWEAPDAVVYPTGGGVGLVGMHKAAREARALGWSDDLVPMYAAQAAGCAPVVDAYEAGADRHEPLADDEVDTACNGIAIPDPGASPLILEAIRESDGGAVATTDREILDAAITVAREEGLEVGATCAAAASGAFALAESGEFGPDDTVVLLNTGAGNKDVDTLRAHLGESEA, via the coding sequence ATGGAGACCACCGACGCCTTCGAGGGGCTCTCGTGTGTCGACTGCGGGGAGACGTTCGACGCCGCGACGGCCACCCACCGCTGTCCGGACTGTGACGGAATCTTGGACCCGAGCTACGACCTCGACCGGGTCGAGTTGACGCCGGCGGAGCTGGAGCGCCGCCCCGGCGAGTCGATGTGGCGCTACGAGGAGCTGCTGCCGTTCACCCGCGAGGCCGCGGTGACGCTCGGGGAGGGGGACACCCCGCTCGTCGAGTGTCCGGCGCTCGCGGAGGCGATGGGCGTCGGCCGGGTGCTTCTGAAGGACGAAGGCGCGAACCCGACGGGGACGTTCAAGGATCGCGGGCAGTCGCTCGCGATGACCGCGGCGCGCGAGCACGGCGCGAGCGAGGTGGCGCTGAACAGCGCCGGCAACGCGGGGCAGGCGGCCGCGGCGTACGCGGCCCGCGCCGACCTCGACGCGCACGTCTTCCTCCCGTCGCGGGCGGGGTTCACCCAGAAGGCGATGACGGAGGTCCACGGCGCGGACCTCACCGTGACCGACCCTGTCGGCGGCAACTCGCAGATCGGCGACGCCGGCCGGGCTTACGCCGCGGCGATGGAGGACCACCCCGACTGGTACTCGACGAAGACGTTCGTCACGCCGTACCGCCACGAGGGGAAGAAGACGATGGCGCTGGAGCTCCTAGAGCAGCTCGACTGGGAGGCCCCCGACGCGGTCGTCTACCCGACCGGCGGCGGCGTCGGGCTCGTCGGGATGCACAAGGCGGCCCGCGAGGCCCGCGCGCTCGGCTGGAGCGACGACCTCGTCCCGATGTACGCGGCGCAGGCGGCGGGGTGTGCGCCGGTCGTCGACGCCTACGAGGCGGGCGCGGACCGCCACGAGCCGCTCGCGGACGACGAGGTCGACACCGCCTGTAACGGGATCGCGATCCCCGATCCGGGCGCGAGCCCGCTGATCCTCGAGGCGATCCGCGAGTCCGACGGCGGCGCGGTCGCGACGACCGACCGGGAGATCCTCGACGCCGCGATCACGGTCGCCCGCGAGGAGGGTCTGGAGGTCGGCGCGACGTGCGCGGCGGCGGCGTCGGGGGCGTTCGCGCTCGCGGAGTCCGGCGAGTTCGGCCCCGACGACACCGTCGTCCTCCTGAACACGGGCGCGGGCAACAAGGACGTCGACACCCTGCGGGCGCACCTCGGCGAGAGCGAGGCCTGA
- a CDS encoding CaiB/BaiF CoA transferase family protein has product MVGEARDPSGDTGPLDGVTVLDASRVLVGPFCTMQLGDLGADVIKIERPGVGDQTRTWVPPAFGEGENAQGAYYSSVNRNKRSVVLNLASEEGRDVFRDLAREADIVVENFRVGKTAEWGLDYPDLAEENPEIIYCGLSGYGEWGPDRDAPAYDIVMQAKGGLMSITGVEDGPPVRVGVALADIGAGMYATQAILAALLERELGDGTGQKIDVSLLDGQAAWMSYMAANYFASGDPPGRMGSKHPNIAPYQAYETADDYVVVGCSADSFWPRLCDALDRPDLLADERFEVNEKRVRNRDALDAELEAEFGAMTTEEAVETLTSHDVPASHVRDMEELFDDPQIEARDMRLEIDHPEVGTVEVPGSPMKFSRTPVTVRRHPPMLGEHTEEVLQEYGYADEDLADLAAADVIPEPVED; this is encoded by the coding sequence ATGGTCGGTGAGGCGCGCGACCCGTCGGGAGACACCGGGCCGCTGGACGGCGTCACGGTGCTCGACGCCTCCCGCGTGCTCGTGGGACCGTTCTGTACGATGCAGCTCGGCGACCTCGGGGCCGACGTGATCAAGATCGAGCGACCCGGGGTTGGCGACCAGACGCGGACGTGGGTCCCGCCGGCGTTCGGCGAGGGCGAGAACGCGCAGGGTGCCTACTACTCCAGCGTCAACCGGAACAAGCGGTCGGTCGTGTTGAACCTCGCGAGCGAGGAGGGACGGGACGTGTTCCGCGACCTCGCCCGCGAGGCCGACATCGTCGTCGAGAACTTCCGGGTGGGCAAGACCGCGGAGTGGGGGCTCGACTACCCCGACCTCGCCGAGGAGAACCCGGAGATCATCTACTGCGGCCTCTCCGGGTACGGCGAGTGGGGGCCCGACCGCGACGCGCCCGCGTACGACATCGTGATGCAGGCGAAGGGCGGACTGATGTCGATCACGGGCGTCGAGGACGGGCCGCCGGTCCGGGTCGGCGTCGCGCTCGCGGACATCGGCGCGGGGATGTACGCCACCCAGGCGATCCTGGCCGCCCTGCTCGAACGCGAGCTCGGCGACGGCACGGGCCAGAAGATCGACGTGAGCCTGCTCGACGGGCAGGCGGCCTGGATGAGCTACATGGCGGCGAACTACTTCGCGAGCGGCGACCCGCCTGGACGGATGGGGAGCAAACACCCGAACATCGCGCCGTACCAGGCGTACGAGACGGCGGACGACTACGTCGTCGTCGGCTGTTCGGCGGACTCCTTCTGGCCGCGGCTCTGCGACGCGCTCGATCGGCCGGACCTGCTTGCCGACGAGCGGTTCGAGGTCAACGAGAAGCGCGTGCGGAACCGCGACGCGCTCGACGCGGAGCTCGAAGCGGAGTTCGGCGCGATGACGACGGAGGAGGCCGTCGAGACGCTCACCAGCCACGACGTGCCCGCGAGCCACGTCCGCGACATGGAAGAGCTGTTCGACGACCCGCAGATCGAGGCGCGCGACATGCGCCTGGAGATCGATCACCCGGAGGTCGGCACCGTGGAGGTGCCCGGATCGCCGATGAAGTTCTCGCGGACGCCCGTGACGGTCCGCCGACACCCGCCCATGCTCGGCGAACACACCGAGGAGGTCCTCCAGGAGTACGGCTACGCCGACGAGGACCTCGCCGACCTCGCCGCGGCCGACGTGATCCCCGAGCCGGTCGAGGACTGA
- a CDS encoding SDR family oxidoreductase — MDLEIEGNVALTTASSDGLGNAAATALAREGVNVVINGRDGDRLDAAAEELREEAAGDARIHPVQGDLTAEEDVVGLVDETLEEFGRLDHLVTSAGGPPSGPFLETDDDDWYHAYDLLVMSVVRLCREAADPLREGDGGTIVNVASRSVKEAIDGLVLSNSVRMSVIGLEKTLSKELAPDVRANAVLPGPHETSRIEDLVNQAVERGEYDTYEEGLAAWGEGIPVERIGDPMELGNTAAFLSSPKSGYINGQSIVLDGGAGSANL; from the coding sequence ATGGACCTCGAAATCGAGGGCAACGTGGCGCTGACGACGGCGTCCAGCGACGGGCTCGGAAACGCTGCCGCGACCGCGCTCGCCCGCGAGGGCGTCAACGTCGTGATCAACGGCCGCGACGGGGACCGACTCGACGCGGCCGCCGAGGAGCTGCGCGAGGAGGCCGCGGGCGACGCGCGGATCCACCCCGTCCAGGGCGACCTGACGGCGGAGGAGGACGTGGTCGGCCTCGTCGACGAGACGCTCGAGGAGTTCGGCCGCTTGGACCACCTCGTCACCTCCGCGGGCGGCCCGCCGTCGGGCCCGTTCCTGGAGACCGACGACGACGACTGGTATCACGCGTACGACCTGCTCGTGATGAGCGTCGTCCGGCTCTGCCGCGAGGCGGCCGACCCGCTGCGCGAGGGCGACGGCGGCACCATCGTCAACGTCGCCTCCCGGTCGGTGAAGGAGGCCATCGACGGGCTCGTCCTCTCGAACTCCGTCCGCATGAGCGTGATCGGCCTGGAGAAGACGCTCTCGAAGGAGCTCGCGCCCGACGTGCGCGCCAACGCCGTCCTCCCCGGCCCCCACGAGACGAGCCGGATCGAGGACCTCGTGAACCAGGCCGTCGAGCGCGGCGAGTACGACACCTACGAGGAGGGGCTCGCCGCCTGGGGCGAGGGAATACCGGTCGAGCGCATCGGCGACCCGATGGAGCTCGGCAACACCGCCGCGTTCCTCTCCTCGCCGAAGTCGGGGTACATCAACGGCCAGTCGATCGTCCTCGACGGCGGCGCGGGAAGCGCGAACCTGTAA
- a CDS encoding DUF7838 family putative zinc beta-ribbon protein — MALEKDVDCPDCGETHAFYRTAATTLHLGEKTKWRCPECGFGYVQINGISTLSA, encoded by the coding sequence ATGGCGCTCGAAAAGGACGTGGACTGTCCGGACTGCGGCGAGACGCACGCGTTCTACCGGACGGCGGCGACGACCCTCCACCTCGGGGAGAAGACGAAGTGGCGGTGTCCGGAGTGCGGCTTCGGGTACGTCCAGATAAACGGGATCAGCACGCTGTCGGCCTGA
- a CDS encoding DUF7118 family protein: protein MARGETGSRRVVADGGTDPDPDSSPDAVRSAGEAAAELRERYDELSRLESRIADLGRDRVEAAADAYRRAHRVLDQYEEDAVGTGDFGSYVQFEGEFANAVDVDDDTPAADAFAAADEAVDKRRLSESDFAAAREALEPAGDYVELLSDRDDAVDEYRRARKVATDARRALADRLEELREIADMADADLDADVSRLREPIEGYNDAVREGFREFYSSESARDVLDFLERADATPFVDADLPPADLREYVDEHPAGEEPIPTLLEYADYSNSKLEHYVDDVGALRTAVAVHRTFLDRIDAEPLTLDWPPAPGDELAYEIDELIPLVSRIAADETVAELRSIRDLARSEEYERLRRAAVVRDALDDEGLALIASGEIDDRVAETERTLALVDDVLAETER from the coding sequence ATGGCTCGCGGCGAGACCGGGAGCCGGCGGGTCGTCGCCGACGGCGGCACCGATCCCGACCCCGATTCGAGCCCCGACGCCGTCCGGTCCGCGGGCGAGGCGGCCGCGGAGCTCCGCGAGCGCTACGACGAGCTCTCCCGGCTCGAGTCGCGCATCGCGGACCTTGGTCGGGACCGAGTGGAGGCGGCCGCCGACGCCTACCGGCGGGCCCACCGCGTGCTCGACCAGTACGAGGAGGACGCGGTCGGCACCGGCGACTTCGGCTCGTACGTCCAGTTCGAGGGGGAGTTCGCGAACGCGGTCGACGTCGACGACGACACCCCCGCGGCGGACGCGTTCGCCGCCGCCGACGAGGCCGTCGACAAGCGCCGGCTCTCCGAGTCCGACTTCGCCGCGGCCCGCGAGGCGCTCGAACCCGCGGGCGACTACGTCGAGCTGCTCTCCGACCGCGACGACGCGGTCGACGAGTACCGGCGCGCCCGGAAGGTCGCCACCGACGCCCGACGCGCCCTCGCCGACCGGCTCGAGGAACTGCGCGAGATCGCCGACATGGCCGACGCCGACCTCGACGCCGACGTCTCGCGGCTCCGCGAGCCGATCGAGGGGTACAACGACGCGGTCCGCGAGGGGTTCCGCGAGTTCTACTCCTCGGAGTCGGCCCGCGACGTCTTGGACTTCCTCGAGCGCGCGGACGCGACCCCCTTCGTCGACGCCGACCTGCCGCCGGCGGACCTCCGCGAGTACGTCGACGAGCACCCCGCCGGCGAGGAGCCGATCCCCACCCTCCTCGAGTACGCCGACTACTCCAACTCGAAGCTCGAACACTACGTCGACGACGTGGGCGCGCTCCGGACCGCGGTGGCCGTCCACCGGACGTTCCTCGACCGGATCGACGCGGAGCCGCTGACGCTCGACTGGCCGCCCGCACCGGGCGACGAGCTGGCCTACGAGATCGACGAGCTGATCCCGCTCGTCTCGCGGATCGCCGCCGACGAGACGGTCGCGGAGCTCCGGTCGATCCGCGACCTCGCGCGCTCCGAGGAGTACGAGCGGCTCCGACGCGCCGCGGTCGTGCGCGACGCGCTGGACGACGAGGGACTCGCGTTGATCGCCTCCGGCGAGATCGACGACCGGGTCGCCGAGACGGAGCGGACGCTCGCGCTCGTCGACGACGTGCTCGCCGAGACGGAGCGGTAG
- the hisI gene encoding phosphoribosyl-AMP cyclohydrolase gives MSEADADAEVAVEFGEDGLVPAIAQDAEDGEVLMLAYVSPEALERTRETGEAHYYSRSRDELWHKGGSSGHTQAVEEIRVDCDADTLLYLVDQSVGACHTGHRSCFHRTIDGEHVGERVFDPDEVY, from the coding sequence ATGAGCGAGGCCGACGCGGACGCCGAGGTGGCGGTGGAGTTCGGCGAGGACGGGCTGGTCCCCGCGATCGCACAGGACGCCGAGGACGGCGAGGTGTTGATGCTCGCGTACGTCTCGCCGGAGGCGCTCGAGCGAACCCGCGAGACGGGCGAGGCCCACTACTACTCCCGGTCGCGCGACGAGCTCTGGCACAAGGGGGGCTCCTCGGGCCACACCCAGGCCGTCGAGGAGATCCGTGTCGACTGCGACGCGGACACGCTGCTGTACCTCGTCGACCAGTCGGTCGGCGCGTGTCACACCGGCCACCGGTCGTGTTTCCACCGCACGATCGACGGCGAGCACGTCGGCGAGCGCGTCTTCGACCCCGACGAGGTGTACTGA
- a CDS encoding GNAT family N-acetyltransferase, with amino-acid sequence MTDLDALSDPRVRTLRPVDAGRVRTLQAHLRQPSPDLLEYGIAIGSGFVSVADGRAADDAGVAEGGSVAEGGSVVGYALPVDAPTRPGCHLAELVVAPDFRREGRARGLLAAIVADANGPVTLQAHPDNDAALALYEACGFDVVDRRPDAYADGDALVLRRE; translated from the coding sequence ATGACCGACCTCGACGCGCTCTCCGACCCGCGGGTTCGGACCCTTCGTCCCGTCGACGCCGGCCGAGTCCGGACGCTCCAGGCGCACCTCCGGCAGCCGAGTCCGGACCTGCTGGAGTACGGGATCGCGATCGGGTCGGGGTTCGTGAGCGTCGCTGACGGCCGCGCGGCAGACGACGCGGGCGTCGCCGAGGGCGGTTCGGTCGCCGAGGGCGGTTCGGTCGTTGGCTACGCGCTCCCGGTGGACGCCCCGACCCGCCCCGGCTGTCATCTCGCCGAACTCGTCGTCGCCCCCGACTTCCGCCGGGAGGGTCGTGCCCGCGGGCTCCTCGCGGCGATAGTCGCCGACGCGAACGGTCCCGTGACGCTCCAGGCGCACCCCGACAACGACGCCGCGCTCGCGCTCTACGAGGCGTGCGGGTTCGACGTGGTCGACCGCCGGCCGGACGCGTACGCCGACGGCGACGCGCTCGTGTTGCGCCGGGAGTAG
- a CDS encoding DUF92 domain-containing protein, translating to MYRRVRRASVFAAVAALAAFAPALGSAAAAPFLVAAGAFLLAIRDGEWFETLALPGDREEERLYGVGAFALALAGLAVVATFPPVPLPAGAFAAAALAVGGGRLGRELVRTRSDDEFRLVAGYLVAGGVAAVAGQVVSGTLAAVAPAVRGVPAGGLGALVGSLPAFAFLGSVAVLTGALVRSLVYARDAHITVVVVALVAWGFTALDPTVTAVGVVAALAVTAALGYVSYALGAASVPGMLTGVLLSLLTVVLGGVAWFLTLMAFYAGGGLASKYRFEEKADRGVAQENQGARGTGNVLANSAVALAALLGYAAAGHLAVPESVFRLAFAGAVATAMADTLSSEIGGLFDAPRLITTLRPVDPGTDGAVTWQGGVAGVAGAALIALLAALPLPVGDSVVAGDLLRSGVVVVLAGAFGMTVDSVLGALIEGGRIGNQTVNFLATLSGAVLAVGVGVAVG from the coding sequence GTGTATCGGAGGGTCAGACGCGCGAGCGTGTTCGCCGCGGTGGCCGCGCTCGCGGCGTTCGCGCCGGCGCTCGGCTCCGCCGCCGCCGCCCCGTTCCTGGTCGCCGCCGGCGCGTTCCTCCTCGCCATCCGCGACGGGGAGTGGTTCGAGACCCTCGCGCTTCCCGGCGACAGGGAAGAGGAGCGCCTCTACGGCGTCGGCGCGTTCGCGCTCGCGCTCGCCGGCCTCGCCGTCGTCGCCACGTTCCCGCCCGTCCCGCTGCCCGCCGGAGCGTTCGCGGCGGCCGCGCTCGCGGTCGGCGGCGGCCGGCTCGGCCGCGAGCTCGTCCGGACGCGCTCCGACGACGAGTTCCGGCTCGTCGCCGGCTACCTCGTCGCCGGCGGCGTCGCCGCGGTCGCCGGACAGGTCGTCTCCGGGACGCTCGCGGCCGTGGCCCCGGCCGTTCGGGGCGTCCCGGCCGGCGGGCTCGGCGCCCTCGTCGGCTCGCTCCCCGCGTTCGCGTTCCTCGGCTCCGTCGCGGTCCTGACCGGGGCGCTCGTCCGCTCGCTCGTGTACGCGCGGGACGCCCACATCACGGTCGTCGTCGTCGCGCTGGTCGCGTGGGGATTCACGGCGCTCGACCCGACCGTGACCGCCGTCGGCGTCGTCGCGGCGCTCGCCGTGACGGCCGCCCTCGGCTACGTCTCGTACGCCCTCGGGGCCGCCTCGGTGCCGGGGATGCTCACCGGGGTGTTGCTCTCGCTTCTCACCGTCGTGCTCGGCGGCGTGGCCTGGTTCCTCACGCTGATGGCCTTCTACGCGGGCGGGGGGCTCGCCTCGAAGTACCGCTTCGAGGAGAAGGCCGACCGCGGCGTCGCACAGGAGAACCAGGGCGCGCGCGGGACGGGGAACGTCCTCGCCAACTCGGCGGTCGCGCTCGCCGCGCTCCTCGGCTACGCCGCGGCCGGCCACCTCGCGGTTCCGGAGTCCGTCTTCCGGCTGGCGTTCGCCGGCGCGGTCGCCACCGCGATGGCGGACACGCTCTCCTCGGAGATCGGCGGCCTCTTCGACGCCCCGCGGCTGATCACGACGCTCCGGCCGGTCGATCCCGGAACCGACGGGGCCGTGACGTGGCAGGGCGGCGTCGCCGGGGTCGCCGGGGCGGCGCTGATCGCGCTCCTCGCGGCGCTCCCTCTCCCCGTCGGTGACTCCGTCGTCGCCGGCGACCTCCTCCGGTCCGGCGTCGTCGTCGTTCTCGCGGGCGCGTTCGGCATGACCGTCGACAGCGTCCTCGGCGCGCTGATCGAGGGGGGCCGGATCGGCAACCAGACCGTGAACTTCCTCGCGACGCTCTCGGGGGCGGTCCTCGCGGTCGGCGTCGGCGTCGCTGTCGGGTGA
- a CDS encoding HAD-IIA family hydrolase, with amino-acid sequence MDFSGAVLDVDGTVVRGDDPIPGAPSGYRRLREAGVETLFVSNNPTKAPPAYVDRLGAAGYDATAADVITAGSVTTAYLREHHAGDDLLCLGAPGLLRQFDDAGLSTTDDVDAADALVASIDRSFDYDDLCAALWALERGIPFIGTDPDVVIPAAERDVPGSGAVIRAVAAVAERDPDVVLGKPSDPAIEAVRERLPYPPEECLVVGDRLDTDIELGARAGMTTVLVLSGVTDEGDLAASDVEPDHVLDDLGEIDRVL; translated from the coding sequence ATGGACTTCTCCGGTGCCGTCCTCGACGTCGACGGGACGGTCGTGCGCGGCGACGACCCGATACCCGGCGCGCCGTCGGGGTACCGTCGGCTCCGCGAGGCCGGCGTCGAGACGCTGTTCGTCTCGAACAACCCGACGAAAGCGCCGCCGGCGTACGTCGACCGACTGGGCGCGGCGGGGTACGACGCGACCGCCGCCGACGTGATCACCGCCGGGAGCGTGACCACGGCGTACCTCCGCGAGCACCACGCCGGCGACGACCTGCTCTGTCTCGGCGCGCCCGGCCTGTTGCGGCAGTTCGACGACGCGGGGCTCTCGACGACGGACGACGTCGACGCCGCCGACGCGCTCGTCGCCTCGATCGACCGGTCGTTCGACTACGACGACCTCTGTGCGGCGCTGTGGGCGCTTGAGCGGGGAATCCCCTTCATCGGCACGGACCCCGACGTGGTCATCCCCGCGGCAGAGCGGGACGTTCCCGGCTCCGGCGCGGTGATCCGGGCGGTCGCGGCCGTCGCCGAGCGCGACCCCGACGTGGTCCTCGGCAAGCCCTCGGACCCCGCCATCGAGGCGGTCCGCGAGCGACTCCCGTACCCGCCCGAGGAGTGTCTCGTCGTCGGCGATCGCCTCGACACCGACATCGAGCTCGGCGCGCGCGCCGGCATGACCACCGTTCTCGTACTGTCGGGCGTCACCGACGAGGGCGACCTCGCGGCGAGCGACGTCGAACCCGACCACGTCCTCGACGATCTCGGCGAGATCGACCGGGTGCTCTGA
- a CDS encoding GTP cyclohydrolase III, protein MTTTQVTLVQIDNYGPWTVTPKPRREMDLQSLQSRLFADIAEFLGHRDGYAFFTRFDNMIAVTNGVDGDAHATLQESIGNRYPVTVSLGTAVSDRPIDALEAANGRLQTEGSAQDEGRTEVLAGEYLTETSPGDVQIAHFDVVNVTGKYTDRLNEFDTFIDIERAYASLMRHLRREHGALSFFVGGDNVIAVCPNMPESAFVDAVDHVVADVDVELQVGVGRGASAHEAGFAAKHALEDCRHGGTAVELFGAPAAGD, encoded by the coding sequence GTGACGACGACCCAGGTGACCCTCGTCCAGATCGACAACTACGGGCCGTGGACGGTGACGCCGAAGCCGCGACGGGAGATGGACCTCCAGAGCCTCCAGTCCCGACTCTTCGCCGACATCGCCGAGTTCCTCGGCCACCGCGACGGGTACGCCTTCTTCACCCGCTTCGACAACATGATCGCGGTGACGAACGGGGTCGACGGCGACGCCCACGCCACGCTCCAGGAATCGATCGGCAACCGCTACCCGGTGACCGTCAGCCTCGGGACGGCCGTGAGCGATCGGCCGATCGACGCCCTCGAGGCGGCCAACGGCCGGCTCCAGACCGAGGGGAGCGCGCAGGACGAGGGCCGGACCGAGGTGCTCGCCGGCGAGTATCTCACCGAGACGAGCCCCGGAGACGTCCAGATCGCCCACTTCGACGTGGTGAACGTGACCGGCAAGTACACCGACCGGCTCAACGAGTTCGACACGTTCATCGACATCGAGCGGGCGTACGCGTCGCTGATGCGACACCTCCGGCGCGAGCACGGCGCGCTCTCCTTCTTCGTCGGCGGCGACAACGTGATCGCCGTCTGCCCGAACATGCCCGAGTCCGCGTTCGTGGACGCGGTCGACCACGTCGTCGCCGACGTCGACGTGGAGCTCCAGGTCGGCGTCGGTCGGGGCGCGTCCGCCCACGAGGCGGGCTTCGCCGCCAAACACGCGCTGGAGGACTGCCGCCACGGCGGGACCGCCGTCGAACTGTTCGGCGCGCCGGCCGCGGGCGACTGA